The DNA region TGGTACCTAGTAGTCATTCTACAAAAGTAAGTTCCTCTGTCCCCATATGTTTTGTAGAGTCATTTAATTGGTATCCAGATCTGTTGTGACATTAttcaatatgatttttttttaatttctcatatgttttcatttcctttcaaaaattagttttaaaaaaatagttttcaatAATTACAGCTTGAAAGAATTCTGCTTCTGACAAAATACTATTATATTTGGTTTAACATTGTTAGaggttctaaaaatattttacaaatgtaaaGGTTCTAAACCAATACTAGGAGGGTGCAAATACTCAGCTTTTGCaggtagaatttttttaatactCTCTCCATTCCTGTGTTATATCAGATCACTGGTGGAGCTAGAAATAAAAGGTAGTAAATTGACTTTAGTGCAGTATAATTTTTATACTAATCATTGTACCTATATAATCTTCATCAAGTAGATTTTAAGTAGTGTACTACATTCTGATGCCAAACAAATGTAAAGAGGCTTATTATGCTTTTAACATCTATATCCTATATTTAGAGCTAGCTTCGTGTTTCAGATGTGATTTAAAAGGTACTTCAAAGGCAGTTATatttctggtaatttttttttttatagcattcAAGATGAACTTACTTCAGATTGTACGTGACCACTGGGTACATATACTTGTCCCTGTGGGATTTGTCGTTGGATGTTACCTAGACAGAAGGAATGATGAAAAGCTTATTGCCTTCCGGAACAAGAGTCTGTTATATAAAAGgttagtttttgtatttttttattaaaccAACAGTCAGGTTTTAGAAGTATTCTTCTTAATGTTATTTGTGCCAAAATAAACAGAAGGGGTAATTTTCCCCCCCTGAGGATTTAGATTTAAGTGATATTATTTTGTAGTCTTGTTTGTTGCTTAATCCTTAGACAAAACTCTATGATTACTTTTGGAATATAAACAAGTCTTTAGTTTCTGAACAGGCTATTTCAGATCtttgaaagtctttttttttttttttaagtcagggtACATTTTAACGTAGAAACAGTCTTAAACCAGCTTGCCAGAGCCTCCTCTATGTGCTTTAACATATATGATCATACACTGTCTTACTTAGGCCATGATATAGCTGAAAACAATGGCACTAATTGTGGCTTGGTGCTCTGTTCTCAGCAGCACTGGTTGAGAGCTTTAGACATGGTGGTTGGGTGATCAAATAGCAACTGGCAGCTACCTGGTCCCACTGTGTCTCTGGAGATGGCACTGGAGTTCGAGTTAGCAAGACAGGGTGTCTGCCACTGACTGTGTGGCCGGGCAGGAGGAAGCTCAAGGGATAAGAGAACCAAGCAGCAGCCAAAGGCGTTGTGTAGAGAAGGTTCCAGGGATTTCAAGACAGATAAAATGAgctagaaagaatataaaaaacattaaatgaaCTCACTGAGAGGATAATTGCTTTCATATAAAGATAGACTAAGAAATTACAGTTCTTTAATCTGGAAAAAGGAAGAGATGGTAAAAGTTTAAAATCATGAGAGAATAGAATGAATATGTTGAATCTAATAAAAGGTTTTAAATGGGTCAATTTAATACAATATAAAATACTGAATCCATATTCTTCTGACTTTCCCTTTTATCCTCTCGTAAAAGTTTTATTTAcacttttgctttttcttccttttttttctttccatgcaGGGAATTAAGACCCAGTGAAGAAGTCACCTGGAAGTAAAGGCTGCTGCTGAATTACAGAATGTTcacagtttttaaattataagagaaataaaaacacattcatTACTTAATTTGAAGACTTTGAAGTGTGAGTCTTTTTGTGCTGAAATAATCTTTCCCATTTCAAGTAACAGACACActtagtaattaaaaaataatcactgaATCATATGGCtcaatttttcagaaaaattttttcaaaCCATGTTCTTCAAAGTGCTCTAAAAGGATGATGCTAGGATTTTATTTGGCAGAAATCAATAGCTGAAAATTTTAGTGACCTTGAAtttagcaaagatttcttaaatacaaTACATAAAGCATGAACCAGTTTTAAAAACCAAGACATtgtactttatcaaaattaaaaacttcttcaAAAAACActgttaaggaaatgaaaatgcagcggtagactaggagaaaatatttgcaaaacatacacACAACAAAGAACTTATATTTAGAATATGTAAACTCATAACTTATAAGACAACccgatttttaaaaagcaaatgattttaacagacacttcaccaaaaaagGCATATGAGAGTGGCAtacaagcacgtgaaaagatgctcaaatcagtagtcactagagaaatgcaaattaaaaccacaatgagaaaccactacacacctatcagaatggttaaaattaagGAGACTGATcttaccaagtgttggcaagggtgtggagcaactggaactcacaCCCTGCTGGCAGGAATGGAAAATGTAGCTGCCAGAAGTTGCACCACTTTGGAAATCAGTTTAGCAGTTTCAAGTTAAACATGCacctaccatacgacccagc from Eschrichtius robustus isolate mEscRob2 chromosome 1, mEscRob2.pri, whole genome shotgun sequence includes:
- the NDUFB1 gene encoding NADH dehydrogenase [ubiquinone] 1 beta subcomplex subunit 1, translated to MNLLQIVRDHWVHILVPVGFVVGCYLDRRNDEKLIAFRNKSLLYKRELRPSEEVTWK